Proteins from a genomic interval of Sporolactobacillus sp. Y61:
- the ugpC gene encoding sn-glycerol-3-phosphate ABC transporter ATP-binding protein UgpC yields MKQVQLVNVSKSYDGKTNVIHHIDVDVENGEFFVLVGPSGCGKSTMLRMIAGLENITSGDILIGGQPANHLPPSKRHLSMVFQNYALYPHLNVEQNITFGLYTKKISKAEQNKRCQEAADMLGLDQLLKRKPRQLSGGQRQRVALARSIVTHSPICLMDEPLSNLDAKLRAKMRSEIRQIQRKLNMTLIYVTHDQTEAMTMADRMMILNEGHVQQIGKPLDVYNRPGNRFVASFIGTPPMNLLDIEISGNSVIFDAHRKMTVSDVIRKQLNNHQITIGIRAEKIHLAQENRVTFVVEVINVEVLGTDTLITFNIKDTQWTAKWSGQWSVRVGEHIPVYLDEKDLFLFDRETGQLIYHQEDQMEQHDVKAALQ; encoded by the coding sequence ATGAAGCAGGTACAGCTGGTAAATGTCAGTAAATCGTATGACGGAAAAACCAATGTCATTCACCATATTGATGTCGACGTCGAAAATGGTGAATTTTTTGTTTTGGTCGGACCGTCAGGGTGCGGGAAAAGTACAATGCTCCGAATGATTGCCGGTTTGGAAAACATCACTTCAGGTGACATTCTGATAGGGGGGCAGCCTGCGAATCACCTGCCTCCAAGTAAACGTCATCTTTCCATGGTATTTCAGAACTATGCCCTGTACCCGCATCTGAACGTTGAGCAGAACATCACTTTTGGTTTGTACACTAAAAAAATTTCAAAAGCGGAACAGAATAAACGTTGTCAGGAAGCCGCTGATATGCTTGGACTGGATCAATTACTTAAACGTAAACCACGTCAACTATCCGGTGGTCAGAGACAACGCGTTGCTTTAGCCAGATCGATTGTCACCCACTCACCAATATGTCTCATGGATGAACCGTTATCGAATTTAGATGCTAAACTTCGGGCAAAGATGCGTTCCGAAATCCGTCAGATCCAGAGAAAGTTAAACATGACTTTAATCTATGTCACGCATGATCAGACAGAAGCGATGACCATGGCCGATCGTATGATGATTCTTAATGAAGGGCATGTACAGCAGATCGGAAAACCGCTGGATGTTTATAATCGACCGGGCAACAGGTTTGTTGCTTCATTCATCGGAACGCCTCCAATGAATCTGCTGGATATTGAAATCAGCGGAAATTCAGTTATATTTGATGCACATCGGAAAATGACGGTCAGTGATGTAATCAGAAAACAGCTGAACAATCACCAGATTACGATTGGGATTCGTGCAGAAAAAATACATCTTGCACAAGAGAACAGGGTAACTTTTGTTGTTGAAGTGATCAATGTTGAAGTGCTGGGAACCGACACGCTGATCACGTTCAATATCAAAGATACACAATGGACAGCTAAATGGAGCGGACAATGGTCGGTACGTGTCGGGGAACATATCCCTGTTTATCTGGATGAAAAAGATCTGTTTTTGTTTGACCGTGAAACAGGTCAGCTCATTTATCACCAGGAAGATCAGATGGAACAGCATGATGTAAAGGCGGCGTTACAATGA
- a CDS encoding glycerophosphodiester phosphodiesterase, with amino-acid sequence MGKKLLFLFAAFAALYFISGCSNEHAAVAGQAGHDTRSTPPIVIAHRGASGYAPEHTIPAYRMAEKMDTDYIEIDLQMTKDRQLIAMHDDKVDRTTNGTGSVKELTLDQIKSLDAGSWFNQKFPGEADSGNHDLSIPTLQEVIQTFGKQANYYIETKKPAEYPGMEDELLKVLKKNHLIHSGAENRKVIIESFSADSLKRLNDRYPQLFLVQLGYPEKMDLPAISRYADAVGPDYQGVTESFVRKAHEEQLQVHPWTVNSVSDMKRLTGFGVDGMFTNYPDKADDITQSP; translated from the coding sequence ATGGGTAAAAAACTTTTGTTTCTGTTTGCCGCTTTTGCCGCCCTGTATTTTATCTCAGGATGCTCAAATGAGCATGCGGCTGTGGCAGGTCAGGCAGGTCATGATACCCGTTCAACCCCGCCGATTGTCATTGCACACCGCGGAGCTTCAGGCTATGCACCAGAGCACACCATTCCGGCTTATCGCATGGCTGAAAAGATGGATACAGATTACATAGAAATTGATCTGCAGATGACAAAGGACAGGCAGCTTATCGCCATGCACGATGATAAAGTGGATCGGACGACAAATGGAACCGGTTCTGTAAAGGAACTGACTCTCGATCAAATTAAGTCACTGGATGCCGGATCATGGTTTAATCAAAAGTTTCCAGGTGAAGCGGATTCGGGGAATCATGATTTATCCATACCCACTTTACAGGAAGTGATTCAAACCTTCGGAAAACAGGCAAACTATTATATTGAAACGAAGAAACCAGCCGAATATCCGGGAATGGAAGATGAGCTGCTCAAAGTTCTGAAAAAAAATCATTTAATCCATTCGGGTGCGGAGAACAGAAAAGTGATTATTGAATCCTTCAGTGCCGACAGTCTGAAACGTCTTAATGACCGATATCCGCAACTCTTTTTAGTTCAGCTGGGTTATCCGGAAAAAATGGATCTTCCGGCTATTTCCCGATATGCAGATGCCGTTGGTCCGGATTATCAGGGAGTGACAGAAAGTTTTGTCCGTAAAGCTCATGAGGAGCAACTGCAAGTGCACCCGTGGACAGTCAATTCAGTTTCAGATATGAAAAGACTGACAGGGTTTGGTGTCGATGGTATGTTTACAAATTATCCGGATAAGGCCGATGACATAACACAGAGCCCATAA
- a CDS encoding DUF1540 domain-containing protein has protein sequence MAKDVLCEVNNCSYWETENKCSADAIYVVSHKGRQAKRTEETDCKTFEPEK, from the coding sequence TTGGCTAAAGATGTACTCTGTGAAGTGAATAACTGCTCCTATTGGGAGACAGAAAATAAATGTTCAGCAGACGCCATTTACGTGGTCAGTCATAAAGGCAGACAGGCGAAACGAACCGAAGAGACAGATTGCAAAACTTTTGAGCCTGAAAAATAA
- a CDS encoding type 1 glutamine amidotransferase → MKIDVLQHISFEKPAAISEWASDRGHELRIHKLYGRDPVPRPEGIQFLILLGGPMSANDKESWLEEERRLIRSVISRGTPVFGVCLGAQQIAKALGAAVTPGPKEVGWHPVQATSGTGSFIPDHLTAFHWHGEQFAIPDQAERLFSSAACRNQGFVFRQRVIGLQFHLETTPESVRLLLTHDGDYIDSSRYVQSAEEIENFPVPEENRVVLFHFLDDLVSHVS, encoded by the coding sequence GTGAAAATTGATGTTCTGCAGCATATTTCCTTTGAGAAACCGGCGGCAATCAGTGAGTGGGCAAGTGACAGGGGACATGAATTACGTATTCATAAACTTTACGGGCGGGACCCTGTTCCCCGGCCGGAGGGCATTCAGTTTCTGATTCTCCTTGGCGGGCCGATGAGCGCTAACGATAAAGAAAGCTGGCTTGAGGAAGAGCGCCGGCTGATCCGCAGCGTGATTTCCCGGGGCACTCCGGTTTTCGGCGTATGTCTCGGTGCGCAGCAGATTGCGAAGGCATTAGGGGCAGCGGTGACTCCGGGACCGAAAGAAGTCGGATGGCATCCGGTACAGGCGACGTCTGGCACCGGGTCTTTTATTCCGGATCACCTGACTGCATTCCACTGGCACGGGGAGCAGTTCGCCATACCTGATCAGGCTGAACGGCTGTTCAGCAGCGCGGCCTGCAGGAATCAGGGCTTTGTCTTTCGGCAGCGTGTGATCGGCCTGCAGTTTCATCTGGAAACCACACCGGAGAGTGTCCGTCTCCTGCTTACCCATGACGGGGATTATATCGATTCATCCCGCTATGTGCAAAGCGCTGAAGAGATTGAAAACTTTCCCGTTCCTGAAGAAAATCGAGTGGTCTTATTTCATTTTCTTGATGACTTAGTGAGTCACGTCAGCTGA
- a CDS encoding PadR family transcriptional regulator, with amino-acid sequence MSSSQMLKGILEGCLLAIIAKGEIYGYEMMEKLSDYGFTMVREGSIYPLLIRMRREGLVKTHSKRLPSGGPQRKYYTLTDTGKKELDVFKKSWRQISSSVNHVLEEEK; translated from the coding sequence GTGTCGTCGAGCCAGATGCTTAAAGGAATTTTAGAAGGATGCCTGCTGGCCATAATAGCGAAAGGTGAGATTTATGGCTATGAAATGATGGAAAAGCTGAGTGATTACGGGTTCACCATGGTCCGTGAGGGAAGCATTTACCCTTTATTGATCCGCATGCGTAGAGAGGGTCTGGTTAAAACCCACTCGAAAAGACTGCCCTCGGGAGGACCACAGCGGAAATATTACACCTTAACCGATACAGGGAAGAAGGAACTGGATGTGTTCAAAAAAAGCTGGCGTCAGATATCCAGTAGCGTGAATCATGTGCTGGAGGAGGAAAAATGA
- a CDS encoding NADPH-dependent oxidoreductase, whose translation MNDTIHNLLNHRSIRSFTGQKIPSDYIDLMVRAAQHASTSNFFQQYSIIRVTDPAKKRALARIGNQHYIAEADGLFVFIIDMHRNAVIAEAKGQKTDVLGSTDFFFRAFSDTVVAAQNLVTAAESLGLGAVYLGSILNDPRSVIDLLKLPKLTFPAFGVATGYPNQSPQLKPRLPEEAVYFENEYHSMTKPLDALKDYDHEVNQYYDLRDANRRVDTFTNQIAKAVSGTQSESKKNMLETLKAQGLIRY comes from the coding sequence ATGAATGACACAATCCATAACCTTTTAAACCACCGCAGCATACGCAGTTTTACCGGTCAGAAGATCCCGTCTGACTATATCGATCTGATGGTTCGCGCCGCACAGCATGCCTCAACAAGTAACTTTTTTCAGCAATACTCGATCATACGCGTCACTGATCCGGCTAAGAAAAGGGCCCTTGCCCGGATCGGCAACCAGCACTACATAGCCGAAGCCGATGGACTGTTCGTTTTCATCATTGATATGCACCGCAACGCGGTTATTGCTGAAGCAAAGGGACAGAAAACAGATGTACTCGGCTCAACCGATTTTTTCTTCCGCGCCTTCAGTGATACAGTTGTCGCCGCGCAGAACCTCGTCACCGCGGCTGAAAGTCTGGGACTCGGCGCCGTATACCTGGGCAGTATTCTGAATGACCCCCGGTCCGTCATTGATTTATTGAAACTGCCGAAGCTGACGTTCCCCGCATTTGGTGTCGCGACCGGCTATCCGAATCAATCACCGCAGCTCAAACCACGCCTGCCTGAGGAAGCTGTTTATTTTGAAAATGAATACCATTCGATGACGAAACCTCTCGACGCGTTAAAGGACTACGACCATGAAGTCAACCAGTACTACGACCTGCGTGATGCGAACCGCCGTGTGGATACGTTCACCAATCAGATCGCAAAGGCGGTCTCCGGAACCCAGTCAGAAAGCAAAAAGAACATGTTAGAAACCCTGAAAGCACAGGGGCTGATCCGGTACTGA
- a CDS encoding DUF3658 domain-containing protein has product MTVNERNRLENEWLRLSRAPSELRIWVDGRVQPAAPDYFDAEILRLARRLSRQPEHRNGFLCMRLIGEAIGELQEKQWVSDVFIFWRIRKLIEAGKLTTGAPPGQILHARLTVHKN; this is encoded by the coding sequence CTGACCGTTAATGAGCGGAACCGGCTGGAAAACGAATGGCTGCGTCTGTCCCGCGCACCCTCCGAACTGAGGATCTGGGTGGACGGGCGGGTGCAGCCCGCCGCACCGGACTATTTTGATGCGGAGATCCTGCGACTGGCACGCCGGCTTTCCAGACAGCCGGAACACCGAAACGGCTTTCTCTGCATGCGTCTGATTGGTGAAGCCATTGGCGAGTTGCAGGAGAAGCAGTGGGTCAGCGATGTATTTATATTCTGGCGCATTAGAAAACTGATTGAAGCAGGAAAATTGACGACAGGAGCGCCTCCCGGTCAGATCTTGCACGCCCGATTAACGGTACACAAAAACTAA
- a CDS encoding DUF1835 domain-containing protein, with the protein MYEKLAEAISRLNERESKWMLLHLFQEAAVAEQVPDEQRLARRMRRMYEDLICLQPEQPLTEAALNHWHIVFGDSAAGSLKFGLSSMKAWRRQVVTVSTDLSVGPLIRLNDAHGLHRRTTWMKENFNGYFFDEDSNAALIDQLNAIRAIPEQVPVTIWASDNAWEQCGLCLVVCLLCSRTNPIQAINPSDFEKKRLEMFGEGTITAYSGQLAPETLAMLYKKRYKIRH; encoded by the coding sequence GTGTATGAGAAACTGGCAGAAGCAATTAGCCGGCTGAATGAACGTGAGAGCAAGTGGATGCTGCTGCACCTGTTTCAGGAGGCGGCAGTTGCCGAACAGGTTCCGGATGAGCAGCGGCTGGCCAGACGGATGCGCCGAATGTATGAAGATCTGATCTGTCTGCAGCCGGAACAGCCGCTGACGGAGGCTGCTTTGAATCACTGGCATATTGTCTTCGGCGATTCGGCGGCCGGGAGTCTGAAATTCGGGCTGAGCAGTATGAAGGCCTGGCGCAGGCAAGTGGTTACCGTATCCACAGACCTCTCAGTCGGACCGTTAATCCGATTGAACGACGCGCACGGTTTGCACCGGCGGACGACATGGATGAAGGAAAATTTTAACGGCTATTTTTTTGATGAGGACAGTAACGCAGCACTGATCGATCAGCTGAATGCGATCAGAGCCATTCCTGAACAGGTGCCGGTCACCATTTGGGCATCGGACAATGCCTGGGAGCAGTGCGGACTTTGTCTCGTTGTCTGTCTGCTGTGCAGCCGGACAAATCCGATTCAAGCCATCAATCCTTCTGACTTTGAAAAAAAGAGGCTTGAGATGTTCGGTGAAGGAACAATCACCGCGTACAGCGGCCAGCTGGCTCCGGAAACCCTGGCGATGCTGTATAAAAAAAGGTACAAGATCCGCCACTGA
- a CDS encoding ketopantoate reductase family protein — translation MEIKTVAIIGLGALGIMYGKRFVDHLGRDAVRIVADTRRIERYKREGVYCNGEACDFHYVDAGEQVEPADLLIFTVKYTGLKQAIESARNQVGPRTILISFLNGISSEQMIGEAFGFNRLLYCIVAGMDASKIGNKLTWTKIGFVSFGEKDDTRTEKTAALQRLFEKAEIPCEIPKHILHKMWSKLMVNTGVNQSTAVFKTNYGGIQVPGRPRETVIAAMKEVIRVAQAEGVPLREEEIDGWLKINDTLNPEGMPSMRQDTLQHRPTEVDLFAGTIRRLGRRHGIPTPVNDFLYTRLREIEESYS, via the coding sequence ATGGAGATCAAGACAGTTGCCATCATCGGGCTGGGGGCACTCGGGATAATGTATGGGAAGCGTTTCGTGGACCACCTGGGAAGAGATGCTGTACGGATTGTTGCCGATACCCGCCGCATTGAACGCTACAAAAGGGAGGGTGTGTACTGCAACGGCGAGGCCTGTGATTTTCACTATGTGGATGCAGGCGAGCAGGTGGAACCGGCTGATCTGCTGATTTTCACGGTCAAATATACCGGGTTAAAGCAGGCTATCGAGTCTGCAAGAAATCAGGTCGGGCCGCGTACGATCCTGATCTCATTTTTGAACGGAATCAGCAGTGAGCAGATGATCGGTGAAGCATTTGGTTTTAACCGGCTGCTCTACTGTATTGTTGCCGGCATGGATGCATCGAAAATCGGTAATAAACTGACCTGGACAAAAATCGGTTTTGTCAGTTTCGGTGAGAAGGACGATACGCGTACGGAAAAGACGGCTGCACTTCAGCGCCTGTTTGAGAAAGCGGAAATTCCCTGTGAAATTCCGAAGCATATCCTGCACAAAATGTGGAGCAAGCTGATGGTGAATACGGGAGTGAACCAGTCAACCGCAGTTTTCAAAACCAATTATGGCGGCATTCAGGTTCCGGGCAGACCCCGCGAGACGGTGATTGCGGCCATGAAAGAAGTGATCCGCGTAGCTCAGGCAGAAGGGGTGCCATTGCGTGAGGAGGAAATTGATGGTTGGCTGAAAATTAATGATACGCTGAATCCGGAGGGGATGCCGTCTATGCGTCAGGATACGCTGCAGCATCGCCCGACCGAAGTTGATCTGTTTGCGGGAACGATTCGCAGACTCGGCAGGAGGCATGGGATCCCGACACCGGTAAACGATTTTCTTTACACGCGTCTGCGTGAGATTGAAGAAAGTTATTCATAA
- a CDS encoding MBL fold metallo-hydrolase: MRLLTFDLFHQLTFFPSWFPVNSYLVEDEEALTLIDCALPFSSRGIVQAAEQLGKPITRIVLTHPHSDHVGALDVVKQKFRDAAVIVSRRDARLLAGKTDLDPDEPQMPIRGGIPKGVKTIPDQLVQDGDTIGSLQVVSCPGHTPGHMALFDKRSGALFAGDAFQTRAGIAVSGQIRPLFPFPALATWNKKAACVSARKLSQLKPRYLAVGHGNVLEYPEQAMARALTQAEQKLGMMDHA; the protein is encoded by the coding sequence ATGCGCCTGTTAACATTTGATCTCTTTCACCAGCTCACCTTTTTCCCATCCTGGTTTCCCGTGAACAGTTATCTGGTTGAAGATGAAGAAGCACTGACTTTGATTGACTGCGCCCTTCCTTTTAGTTCCCGGGGTATCGTTCAGGCTGCAGAGCAACTCGGTAAACCCATTACACGCATTGTCCTGACCCATCCGCACAGTGATCACGTCGGTGCACTTGATGTCGTAAAACAGAAATTCAGGGATGCTGCCGTGATTGTATCCAGACGCGACGCCCGGCTCCTGGCGGGCAAAACAGATCTGGATCCGGATGAACCGCAGATGCCGATTCGCGGCGGGATCCCAAAGGGTGTGAAGACGATACCGGATCAACTCGTACAGGACGGGGATACGATCGGATCTCTGCAGGTCGTTTCATGTCCCGGTCATACTCCCGGTCACATGGCTCTTTTCGATAAACGAAGCGGCGCTCTGTTTGCCGGTGATGCTTTTCAAACCCGTGCAGGTATCGCGGTAAGCGGCCAGATCCGACCGCTTTTTCCTTTTCCGGCACTTGCTACCTGGAACAAAAAAGCCGCCTGCGTCAGTGCCAGAAAACTGAGTCAGTTAAAGCCGCGGTATTTAGCTGTCGGCCACGGGAATGTCCTTGAATATCCTGAACAGGCAATGGCCCGTGCCCTGACTCAGGCAGAACAGAAGCTGGGGATGATGGACCATGCATAA
- a CDS encoding WHG domain-containing protein, translating into MHKGLTLQQIIEQAARQVEEDGLHNLTLTALADQLHIKTPSLYNHIKNMSDLKNRLASFSLAQFSEALIRSAMGKARDDALFAISDAYLTFIKTHPNLYWAIIEAPDPSDADFKKHSDRLLAFLFHILEGYALSEEDRVHAVRGLRSIIHGFTSLQLHHGFNMHYDQEKSLKWILSAFLRGLKEKNESCDGAGQSAE; encoded by the coding sequence ATGCATAAAGGATTAACCCTGCAGCAAATCATTGAGCAGGCAGCAAGGCAGGTTGAGGAAGATGGGCTGCACAACCTGACACTCACGGCTCTCGCTGACCAGCTCCATATTAAGACCCCGTCTCTTTACAATCATATAAAAAACATGAGCGATCTGAAGAACCGGCTGGCAAGCTTCAGTCTCGCTCAATTTTCCGAGGCTCTGATCCGGTCTGCAATGGGCAAAGCACGGGACGACGCACTCTTTGCGATCTCAGATGCTTATCTCACTTTTATTAAAACCCATCCGAATCTTTATTGGGCAATCATTGAGGCCCCTGACCCATCTGATGCCGATTTTAAAAAACATTCAGACCGTCTGCTGGCCTTTTTGTTTCACATTCTGGAAGGTTACGCTTTGAGTGAGGAAGATCGTGTTCATGCGGTTCGGGGACTGCGCAGCATCATTCATGGATTCACCAGCCTGCAGCTTCACCATGGATTCAATATGCATTATGATCAGGAAAAATCATTAAAGTGGATTCTGTCTGCCTTTCTCCGCGGATTGAAAGAAAAGAATGAATCATGTGACGGAGCCGGTCAATCGGCCGAATAG
- the nagZ gene encoding beta-N-acetylhexosaminidase, producing the protein MNHRLMKIISGVFLALFLLGLSLFFLINGNPSKETQHNAAASPGKASSSKKQGSDQLIDRIFTLADKGQTLHIPFTAGKTGIEDVRGAWGSPDSSTKTDHGQYEDYPDRNGVIVHQNQSVYDIRSYDPQVRSLRISQIKKSKGHPDEVKFFKHEGADQVILIYHLQGRVDLKWVAPRPTDRQSDPHIDYLSVYTDPNRLIDPERPEAILSKMSLDEKIGQMIIAGVSGTSLDAKTRGLIRQNKIGGFIFYAPNLVNPDQSVKLLNQIKKENEGNRLPLLLSLDQEGGRVERLPGLENTLAALRIGATGQPQLARQNASIIGLADKSFGFNLDFAPVVDVNSNPDNPVIGDRSFSSDPQTAAAFGTQAVKGLMDQKVIPVIKHFPGHGDTSVDSHLALPVVNKNMSELKQLELIPFEQAIKDGADVVMVAHILLPKLDKTYPASMSDRVMTDLLRNQLHFNGVIVTDDMTMKAITNQYSLGPAAVQSVKAGADLVLVGHDYTQAREAISAIKAAVQNGEISEERLNASVTRIIKLKKKYQLTDEMTGNVPLDELNREIRDFNRNLKH; encoded by the coding sequence TTGAATCACAGATTAATGAAGATCATTTCCGGTGTGTTCCTGGCACTGTTTCTTTTAGGCCTGTCCCTGTTTTTCCTGATTAACGGAAACCCGTCGAAAGAAACGCAGCATAACGCAGCGGCTTCACCAGGTAAAGCGTCCAGTAGTAAGAAACAAGGTTCAGATCAACTGATTGACCGGATTTTTACTCTGGCGGATAAAGGACAGACGCTCCATATCCCTTTTACGGCAGGGAAAACAGGCATCGAGGACGTCAGAGGGGCCTGGGGCAGTCCGGATTCATCAACGAAAACAGATCATGGACAATATGAGGACTATCCGGACCGAAACGGTGTGATCGTGCATCAGAATCAGAGTGTTTATGATATCCGGTCGTATGATCCACAGGTTCGTTCGCTGCGAATCAGTCAGATAAAAAAAAGCAAGGGTCATCCGGATGAGGTGAAATTTTTTAAGCATGAGGGAGCCGATCAGGTCATTCTGATCTACCATCTTCAGGGGCGTGTTGATTTGAAGTGGGTGGCACCGCGCCCGACGGACAGGCAGTCTGACCCGCATATCGACTATCTTTCCGTATATACGGATCCGAACCGTCTCATTGATCCGGAGCGTCCTGAAGCGATCCTTTCAAAAATGAGTCTGGATGAGAAAATCGGACAGATGATTATCGCCGGCGTTTCGGGAACTTCACTCGACGCCAAGACCCGTGGCCTGATCAGGCAAAATAAAATTGGCGGATTCATTTTTTACGCGCCCAACCTGGTCAATCCGGACCAGAGCGTCAAACTATTAAATCAGATCAAAAAGGAAAATGAGGGGAATCGTCTTCCTTTGCTGCTCAGTCTGGATCAGGAAGGCGGTCGGGTGGAGAGACTGCCCGGTCTGGAAAATACATTAGCGGCTCTGAGAATCGGGGCAACCGGACAGCCGCAGCTTGCCCGGCAGAATGCCTCCATCATTGGACTGGCGGATAAATCTTTTGGATTCAATCTTGATTTTGCCCCGGTTGTCGATGTCAACAGCAATCCTGACAATCCAGTCATTGGAGATCGCTCGTTCAGTAGTGACCCGCAGACGGCTGCGGCATTCGGTACTCAGGCGGTGAAAGGTCTGATGGATCAGAAAGTGATTCCGGTGATCAAGCATTTCCCGGGTCATGGGGATACCTCTGTTGATTCACACCTTGCCCTGCCTGTCGTAAATAAAAATATGTCCGAACTGAAACAGCTGGAACTGATTCCTTTTGAACAGGCGATAAAAGATGGGGCGGACGTCGTCATGGTGGCACACATCCTGCTTCCGAAACTGGATAAAACCTATCCTGCTTCTATGTCCGATCGGGTGATGACAGATCTTCTCAGAAATCAGCTTCACTTTAATGGCGTGATTGTGACTGATGATATGACAATGAAAGCCATAACGAATCAGTATTCACTCGGGCCGGCGGCGGTCCAGTCTGTGAAAGCAGGAGCCGATCTTGTTCTTGTCGGTCATGATTATACACAGGCGAGAGAAGCGATATCTGCGATAAAAGCAGCTGTGCAGAATGGAGAAATTTCTGAAGAACGACTCAACGCCAGCGTTACACGGATCATTAAATTAAAGAAAAAGTATCAGCTGACTGACGAAATGACAGGGAACGTACCGCTTGATGAACTGAACCGGGAAATTCGCGATTTTAATCGAAACCTCAAGCATTAA
- a CDS encoding MFS transporter → MSRSNKIRLSFTLYLNYFVHGIGLLILTQNMKALSGEWGTPLATVSYVISGVGIGRLLAYYLLGSLSDRYGRKNFVYFGMLSYFIFFIGMIVTTDFRVAYLLAILAGVANSALDSGTYPTFLEMDNRNGAANILIKAAMSVGEFVLPIFIGLNENLGGWYGLSFIFAGTILVINFLLIMRTPFPRQSRPDKSANHHLIAGQNLSGCKIGLMIILSIYGYTSMAAMILFTQWITIYGTDILHMSNMSAHFMLSLYSVGSITGVLLIFTIMKKRLIQDMNLIVGLNGLSLLTLFIVCFSTQPLLVSIGSFIFGVTAAGGVMQIGLNIFISLFPQAKGRVTGIYFSFGSLASFTVPIFTGMLSNISTAAALRADLLIALVSFTIWIIGQRLLSAAGEKAKTQSSHA, encoded by the coding sequence GTGTCACGATCTAATAAAATCAGGCTCAGTTTCACGCTCTACCTTAATTACTTTGTTCATGGAATCGGGCTGCTCATTCTCACACAGAATATGAAAGCCCTGAGCGGCGAATGGGGCACACCGCTCGCCACCGTGTCGTATGTCATTTCCGGAGTCGGTATCGGTCGGCTTCTGGCCTATTATCTTCTCGGCAGTCTGTCAGACCGTTATGGAAGAAAAAATTTTGTATACTTTGGCATGCTGAGCTACTTTATCTTCTTCATCGGTATGATCGTCACGACGGATTTCAGGGTAGCCTACCTGCTAGCCATTCTTGCCGGTGTCGCCAATTCCGCTCTTGATTCAGGTACCTACCCGACATTTCTGGAAATGGACAACCGGAATGGCGCAGCAAATATTCTGATTAAGGCAGCCATGTCTGTCGGAGAATTTGTTCTTCCTATATTTATCGGACTGAATGAAAACCTGGGCGGCTGGTACGGACTGAGTTTTATCTTTGCAGGTACTATTCTGGTGATCAATTTTCTTCTGATCATGCGGACGCCTTTTCCCAGACAGTCAAGACCGGATAAATCAGCCAATCATCACCTGATTGCCGGGCAGAATCTGTCCGGATGTAAAATTGGATTAATGATTATCCTTTCTATTTATGGATACACCTCTATGGCCGCCATGATCCTGTTCACTCAGTGGATTACGATTTATGGAACAGACATCCTGCATATGAGCAACATGAGCGCCCATTTTATGCTCTCCCTGTACAGCGTGGGTTCAATCACCGGGGTTCTGCTGATTTTCACTATAATGAAGAAGAGGCTGATTCAGGATATGAACCTGATCGTCGGATTGAACGGTCTGTCCCTTCTGACCCTGTTCATTGTCTGTTTTTCAACACAGCCGCTGCTGGTCAGCATCGGTTCGTTTATTTTCGGTGTGACCGCTGCCGGCGGTGTCATGCAGATCGGACTGAATATCTTTATTTCCCTGTTTCCGCAGGCTAAAGGGCGCGTTACCGGGATTTATTTTTCCTTTGGCAGTCTCGCCTCGTTCACCGTTCCGATTTTCACCGGCATGCTGTCAAACATCAGTACCGCCGCGGCTCTGCGGGCGGACCTCCTTATAGCCCTTGTATCCTTTACGATTTGGATTATCGGACAAAGATTACTTTCAGCTGCCGGCGAAAAGGCAAAAACACAATCGAGTCATGCTTGA